Proteins from a single region of Aerococcus viridans:
- the gnd gene encoding phosphogluconate dehydrogenase (NAD(+)-dependent, decarboxylating) codes for MKIGIIGLGKMGANLALNGLDHGWDIIGYDASAQARESATKQGIPTVASQEALLEALDQEKIILLSTPAGHITNQILQDLGSTLQAGDIVIDSGNSKYKDSLLMGQILLDKGIYLLDCGTSGGIDGARNGVNLMIGGDPTAFKVVEPFFSDIACTDGYLYTGPSGSGHYLKMVHNGIEYGMMQAIGEGFSVLEASNYDFNFAAVSKLWNNGSVVRSWLMELLEESFNDDSQLDNIVGKIDSSGEAKYTVVEALSLDVPVPIIAQSLFVRNDSQLPDSFSNKVVSALRSGFGGHPIERK; via the coding sequence ATGAAAATTGGCATTATTGGACTTGGAAAAATGGGTGCTAACTTAGCCTTAAATGGCCTTGACCATGGTTGGGACATCATTGGTTACGATGCCTCAGCCCAGGCTAGAGAATCAGCAACAAAGCAAGGGATTCCAACAGTCGCTAGTCAGGAAGCCTTACTAGAAGCACTGGACCAAGAAAAAATCATCTTACTATCAACACCTGCTGGTCACATTACCAACCAGATTCTTCAGGACTTAGGATCAACATTGCAGGCAGGTGATATTGTCATTGATTCTGGCAATTCAAAATACAAAGACAGCTTGTTGATGGGACAAATTCTATTAGATAAGGGGATTTACTTGTTAGATTGCGGGACTTCTGGCGGAATTGATGGGGCTAGAAATGGGGTCAATTTGATGATTGGTGGCGATCCGACAGCCTTTAAAGTTGTTGAACCCTTCTTTAGTGATATCGCTTGTACAGATGGTTATTTATATACTGGTCCTAGTGGGTCAGGTCACTATTTGAAAATGGTCCACAACGGGATTGAATATGGCATGATGCAGGCCATTGGTGAAGGATTTAGCGTCCTAGAAGCCTCAAATTATGACTTTAATTTTGCAGCTGTTTCTAAATTGTGGAACAACGGGTCTGTCGTTCGTTCATGGTTGATGGAACTTTTAGAGGAAAGTTTCAATGACGACAGTCAGTTAGACAATATCGTAGGCAAAATAGATTCCAGCGGTGAAGCTAAATACACGGTTGTAGAAGCATTATCACTGGATGTACCCGTTCCAATTATCGCCCAATCCCTATTTGTTC
- the mnmE gene encoding tRNA uridine-5-carboxymethylaminomethyl(34) synthesis GTPase MnmE codes for MITRGFDTIAAISSAPGEGAIGIVRLSGDDALAIADKVYKLGQKKLSTQDSHTIHYGYIVDPKDGQEIDEVMVSVMREPKTFTREDIVEINTHGGIVATNRVLELVLREGATLAEPGEFTKRAFINGRIDLTQAEAVMDLIRAKTDRSMDLAVKQLDGKLSNLIENLRQDILNTLAQVEVNIDYPEYDDVEEMTLKLLGEKTTIIKDRIDGLLSTAKQGKILRDGISTAIVGRPNVGKSSLLNALLREEKAIVTDIEGTTRDTVEEYINIRGVPLKLVDTAGIRDTEDVVERIGVERSKKALMEAELVLLLLNQSEALTAGDRELLALTQDHKRIIIMNKIDLPNQLLKESLLEWVEEDEIIATSMMTQEGIDALEEKIADYFFSGQSGEKDATYVSNARHIDLLQKASQSLDEVKNGIDMGMPVDLIQIDFTRAWEILGEIIGENAPDELLTQLFSQFCLGK; via the coding sequence ATGATTACCCGTGGTTTTGATACAATTGCAGCAATTTCATCGGCGCCAGGCGAGGGTGCAATTGGGATTGTCCGTCTTTCAGGTGATGACGCACTAGCGATTGCAGATAAGGTTTATAAATTAGGTCAGAAAAAATTGAGTACGCAAGATAGTCATACCATTCATTATGGCTATATTGTGGATCCAAAAGATGGTCAAGAGATTGATGAAGTGATGGTGTCTGTTATGCGTGAACCAAAAACATTTACGCGTGAAGATATTGTTGAGATTAATACCCATGGTGGGATTGTGGCGACAAATCGCGTGCTGGAACTTGTTTTGCGGGAAGGGGCTACCCTAGCAGAACCAGGTGAATTCACCAAACGAGCCTTTATCAACGGACGAATTGACTTAACCCAAGCAGAAGCTGTGATGGATTTAATCCGTGCCAAGACGGACCGGTCAATGGATTTAGCTGTGAAGCAGTTGGACGGAAAATTATCCAATTTAATCGAAAATTTACGTCAAGACATCTTAAATACATTGGCGCAAGTTGAAGTAAACATTGACTACCCGGAATACGACGATGTGGAAGAAATGACCCTTAAATTATTGGGCGAGAAAACAACTATTATCAAGGACCGAATCGATGGCTTATTATCAACCGCTAAACAAGGAAAAATCTTGCGTGACGGGATTTCAACTGCCATTGTGGGTCGTCCAAATGTGGGGAAATCTTCCTTGCTGAATGCCTTATTAAGAGAAGAAAAGGCCATTGTAACGGATATTGAAGGTACAACGCGTGACACGGTTGAAGAATATATCAATATCCGCGGGGTACCCTTGAAATTGGTGGATACAGCGGGTATTCGTGACACAGAAGATGTGGTGGAACGTATTGGTGTGGAACGGTCGAAGAAGGCCTTAATGGAAGCAGAATTGGTGTTATTATTACTCAACCAATCTGAAGCCTTAACCGCTGGTGATCGTGAGCTTTTAGCCTTAACCCAAGACCATAAACGAATTATTATCATGAATAAAATTGATTTACCAAACCAGCTTTTAAAAGAATCCCTGTTAGAGTGGGTTGAAGAGGACGAAATCATTGCCACGTCTATGATGACACAAGAAGGTATTGACGCTTTAGAGGAGAAAATTGCAGACTACTTCTTCTCAGGTCAATCAGGGGAAAAAGACGCGACTTATGTTTCTAACGCCCGTCATATAGACCTTTTACAAAAAGCGAGTCAATCATTAGACGAAGTGAAAAACGGGATTGATATGGGCATGCCAGTTGACTTGATTCAAATCGACTTTACCCGTGCTTGGGAAATTTTAGGTGAAATTATTGGTGAAAATGCGCCGGATGAACTATTAACACAACTATTCAGTCAATTCTGTTTAGGTAAATAA
- a CDS encoding PTS sugar transporter subunit IIA, with translation MEINQNMVKLKQDFQTKEAAIRAAGQLLVDNGHVDPSYVEAMLDRENEVTTYMGNFIAIPHGTDQAKTSIHSTGISVLQIPFGVDFSDDPNEEKMAMVVFGIAGVNNEHLDLLSKIAIFCSTLDNVVKLVNAENEAEIMTLLDSVEVA, from the coding sequence ATGGAAATCAATCAAAATATGGTGAAATTAAAGCAAGATTTTCAAACAAAGGAAGCTGCGATAAGGGCAGCAGGGCAATTGTTAGTCGATAACGGCCATGTAGATCCCTCTTATGTGGAAGCCATGCTCGACCGCGAGAATGAGGTAACAACTTACATGGGTAATTTCATTGCCATTCCTCACGGTACGGATCAGGCCAAAACAAGTATCCATTCAACAGGCATTTCGGTTCTACAAATCCCGTTTGGGGTAGATTTTTCTGACGACCCCAATGAAGAAAAGATGGCCATGGTTGTCTTTGGGATTGCCGGGGTTAACAATGAACACCTGGATTTACTGTCTAAAATCGCTATTTTCTGTTCAACCCTTGATAACGTGGTGAAATTGGTAAATGCTGAAAATGAGGCAGAAATTATGACTTTGTTGGATAGCGTTGAAGTAGCCTAA
- a CDS encoding BglG family transcription antiterminator codes for MYLSQREAIILDQLLYSHTEIPLSSFQSLLQVSRRTVYREITNLEASLKTLNVEIVNERNKGYKLVGHAETLNMLREENTARNQYVFSKDERQDGIITTLLVNEGPVTAEVLSQQFAVSLNTIYQDIDAIEERLGANQVNRLPAQGFTLDVDEINNRNIVATTIYNNLSPADSATYLSDLSEIGASIDKPFFLTFISDTSLKAVVESFRQSDLDAGKKMNDNQIRPVLIQLAYALDRMQAGFSISDIVSIETNVPSDIIHLAYQITGHLADQLKINIPINERNLLVNQLEGINFKNKESIFNVNFDTQLSYKVQRFIRLVSEKTSNDFRQDKRLYKGLISHIRATLKRIENDPITSFKDTSLEPVVDQYKDLYVKVEESFKAVFSTDISHEEAAYILMHFAASYEAGPSLNYQPRLLVIVSNYGGAGKIIKERLEKQFQAIFQVDITQLSEIDQLDVGSYSMILSTGPLKNFPVEYQLISPVLADKDIDLLKDFIETYKLGHKNPLTNHFGDDNYKLTFEEMRDSILIADDLLKQFEVKDINSKEHVEATVEAVIQSLKPLAVSDDALVSQAIIKRYKTTPIGIPMTNMSLFHSVHEDVKTPVFKVYNLSSPFYVEGMDRQMILLKRILLLLAPAPLDANVKTVLGWISQSIIENNINTDLYNTGNEETLRNLLSRLFVEAIQESGKGDD; via the coding sequence ATGTATCTATCACAGCGGGAAGCCATTATATTAGACCAGTTGTTATATAGTCATACGGAAATTCCCCTCTCTTCTTTTCAAAGTTTACTGCAAGTGAGTCGACGGACAGTTTACCGAGAAATTACGAATTTAGAAGCATCACTGAAAACCTTAAATGTTGAGATTGTCAACGAACGGAACAAGGGTTATAAACTTGTTGGCCATGCGGAAACTTTAAATATGTTGAGGGAGGAAAATACTGCTCGAAACCAGTATGTTTTCTCTAAAGACGAACGCCAAGATGGCATTATTACGACTTTATTGGTCAATGAAGGGCCAGTGACGGCAGAAGTTTTAAGCCAACAATTCGCTGTCAGTTTAAATACCATCTACCAAGATATAGATGCTATTGAAGAAAGGTTGGGGGCTAATCAGGTCAACCGATTGCCAGCGCAAGGTTTTACCTTGGATGTGGATGAAATCAACAACCGAAACATTGTGGCGACAACTATTTACAACAACCTATCTCCAGCTGATAGCGCGACTTATTTATCCGATTTATCTGAAATTGGTGCGTCTATCGATAAGCCCTTCTTCCTCACTTTTATTTCAGATACCAGTTTGAAAGCAGTGGTAGAAAGTTTTCGTCAGAGTGACCTAGACGCAGGTAAAAAGATGAATGACAACCAAATTCGGCCCGTTTTGATTCAATTGGCATATGCCCTTGACCGGATGCAAGCAGGCTTTTCCATAAGCGATATTGTCAGTATCGAGACCAATGTCCCGAGTGATATCATCCATTTGGCATATCAAATTACGGGGCACCTTGCAGATCAATTGAAGATCAACATTCCAATCAATGAACGAAATTTACTGGTTAACCAACTGGAAGGTATCAATTTTAAGAATAAAGAATCAATTTTCAATGTGAACTTTGACACCCAATTATCCTATAAGGTACAGAGGTTTATCCGACTTGTTTCTGAAAAAACGAGTAACGATTTTAGACAGGACAAACGTTTGTACAAGGGGTTAATTTCCCACATTCGGGCCACCTTGAAGCGGATTGAAAATGACCCCATCACGAGTTTCAAAGATACCAGTCTAGAACCAGTTGTCGACCAATATAAAGACTTGTATGTCAAAGTAGAAGAAAGTTTTAAAGCGGTTTTTTCAACCGATATTTCACACGAGGAAGCGGCTTATATACTGATGCACTTTGCAGCATCTTACGAAGCAGGGCCTTCTTTAAACTATCAACCACGGTTATTGGTTATTGTCTCTAACTATGGTGGGGCTGGTAAAATTATCAAAGAGCGGCTAGAAAAGCAGTTCCAAGCTATTTTTCAAGTGGATATTACACAATTATCTGAAATTGATCAATTAGATGTGGGGTCCTACAGCATGATTTTATCGACAGGACCGCTTAAAAACTTCCCGGTTGAATACCAGTTGATATCACCGGTACTAGCTGACAAGGATATTGACTTGTTGAAGGACTTTATCGAAACCTACAAATTAGGCCATAAGAACCCTTTGACTAACCACTTTGGGGATGATAATTACAAATTGACCTTTGAAGAGATGCGGGATTCCATCTTGATTGCGGATGATTTGTTAAAGCAGTTTGAGGTCAAAGACATTAACAGCAAAGAGCATGTGGAGGCGACCGTTGAGGCAGTGATACAATCGCTGAAACCACTTGCTGTGTCGGATGATGCCTTGGTGTCACAGGCGATTATTAAACGCTACAAGACAACGCCAATTGGTATTCCGATGACCAACATGTCCCTCTTCCATAGTGTGCACGAAGATGTGAAGACACCGGTGTTTAAGGTTTATAATCTGTCGAGTCCCTTTTATGTTGAAGGAATGGATCGGCAGATGATCTTACTGAAACGAATTCTGTTATTGTTGGCACCAGCGCCACTAGATGCCAACGTTAAAACAGTTTTAGGTTGGATTAGTCAATCTATTATCGAAAATAATATCAATACCGATCTATATAATACGGGGAATGAAGAAACTTTAAGAAATTTACTGAGTAGACTATTTGTTGAAGCAATACAGGAGTCAGGGAAGGGCGATGATTAA
- a CDS encoding mechanosensitive ion channel has protein sequence MDLAGLWASLAAGIPAIIGGILLILIAWIVAVLVRKAVSKGLRAVGLPGRFVKWNIAETEDQAETTIDTIAQILYYIVWVLFLPGIFDTFGLTSIATPIRDMTANALGFLPSIIGAIIIMIVAVVVARLVKQLVYSLVKTVNIDKYVAKFTGNKTADGQTADTIANVLSYVAYIVVFIPIAVVALETLGISSITTPIIGVLNSVASAIPNILVAVILLGVGFAIAKVIGELVQNLLAGTGLNNLFNRETGAATKNINVSEIIGQVVAVVIGLFFTVEALNVLNLAILNTVGAAIIAYLPNVLIALIILGLGIFGGRFVGDLVNKATQSKWVGAIIKGVFVVFSVFMALDQLNFANNIVNMAFLFIIGGLSVAFALSFGLGGRDFAKKQLEKLDKKIEEESGQNYKNDQF, from the coding sequence ATGGATTTAGCAGGTTTATGGGCTAGCTTAGCTGCTGGCATACCAGCCATCATTGGTGGTATATTATTAATTCTTATTGCGTGGATCGTGGCAGTATTAGTTAGAAAGGCAGTTTCAAAAGGTTTACGAGCGGTGGGATTACCAGGTCGCTTCGTGAAATGGAATATTGCAGAGACTGAGGATCAAGCGGAAACAACGATTGATACCATCGCGCAAATTCTATACTACATTGTTTGGGTGCTATTCTTACCAGGCATCTTCGATACATTTGGTTTAACTTCTATCGCGACACCAATTCGTGATATGACAGCAAATGCTTTAGGGTTCTTACCATCAATCATTGGTGCAATTATCATTATGATTGTAGCGGTAGTGGTAGCGCGTTTAGTGAAACAATTAGTTTACTCACTAGTAAAAACAGTTAACATCGACAAGTATGTGGCTAAATTTACCGGTAACAAAACAGCAGACGGACAAACAGCAGATACAATTGCTAACGTACTTTCTTATGTAGCTTACATTGTTGTTTTCATTCCTATTGCAGTTGTAGCCCTTGAAACATTAGGGATTTCTTCAATTACAACACCAATCATCGGTGTGTTAAACAGTGTTGCTTCTGCAATTCCAAATATCTTAGTAGCAGTAATCTTATTAGGTGTTGGATTTGCGATTGCTAAAGTCATTGGTGAGTTAGTACAAAACTTACTTGCGGGTACTGGTTTAAACAACTTATTCAACCGTGAAACTGGTGCAGCAACTAAAAACATCAATGTTTCAGAAATCATTGGTCAAGTAGTTGCAGTAGTTATCGGTTTATTCTTTACCGTTGAAGCCTTAAACGTATTAAACTTAGCGATCTTAAACACTGTTGGTGCAGCAATCATTGCTTACCTACCGAACGTATTAATTGCCTTAATTATCTTAGGTCTTGGTATCTTTGGTGGCCGTTTCGTTGGCGACTTAGTGAATAAAGCAACTCAAAGCAAATGGGTTGGTGCAATCATTAAAGGCGTATTCGTAGTCTTCTCAGTATTTATGGCATTAGATCAATTGAACTTTGCTAACAATATTGTGAACATGGCCTTCCTATTCATCATTGGTGGTTTATCAGTTGCCTTTGCCTTATCATTTGGTTTAGGTGGACGCGACTTCGCGAAAAAACAACTAGAAAAATTAGACAAAAAAATTGAAGAAGAATCTGGTCAAAACTACAAAAACGACCAATTCTAA
- a CDS encoding PTS mannitol transporter subunit IICBA: protein MSEMSTSTVSDAGSNTKISMKTRIQKFGSYLSSMIMPNIGAFISWGIITALFLATGWLPNEELAQMIDPMKNYLLPLLIAYSGGSLVHGQRGAVVGAIGTMGVVVGSEIPMFLGAMLMGPFAGWLLKQFDDKFADKIPQGFEMLVNNFSSGILGFILAVLGYYFVGPTIGAITDIASIGIQAIISDGFLPLANVITEPAKVIFLNNAVNHGIFTPLGAQQAQEAGKSILYLVSINPGVGGGMLLAYMLFGSGSAKSSAPGAFIIQFFGGIHEMYFPYVLMKPLMVLAVIGGGVTGTAIFQLFDVGLVGPASPGSIISVVAMTPPGDLFGILLGVFGAFLVSFVIGVAILKFDRSEGKDFEASKDAVQAEKRAAKGQTTSHKSVAENVADVPKAENVNKIIFACDAGMGSSAMGASLLRKKAKQINLNIPISNSAINNLQDEPGTLVISQNELTPRARRQNPSGMHVSVDNFLDGDRYDEILGAMIAQPIEVKEADKTAASQTTNIALQNIDNIYIPFEDKVGKTTMAASILRNKLKKADIHNVTVKAVAVEDLDQTKKTDATLVIGNQAIVQALQDLYPDLNGLVIEDLLEATAYDQLIES from the coding sequence ATGTCAGAAATGAGTACAAGTACAGTGTCAGATGCAGGATCAAATACGAAAATTTCTATGAAAACTCGGATTCAAAAATTTGGTTCTTATCTGAGTAGTATGATTATGCCAAATATCGGGGCCTTTATTTCTTGGGGAATTATTACAGCTTTATTTCTAGCCACTGGTTGGCTGCCGAATGAAGAATTGGCGCAAATGATTGACCCGATGAAAAATTATTTACTACCTTTATTGATTGCTTATAGTGGTGGTAGTTTAGTCCACGGCCAACGCGGGGCAGTTGTTGGGGCGATTGGGACCATGGGGGTTGTGGTTGGTTCTGAAATCCCTATGTTTCTAGGTGCCATGCTGATGGGGCCATTTGCTGGTTGGTTGTTGAAGCAATTTGACGATAAATTTGCAGATAAGATTCCGCAAGGTTTTGAAATGTTAGTTAATAACTTCTCATCTGGTATCCTAGGCTTTATTTTAGCGGTACTTGGCTATTACTTTGTTGGACCAACGATTGGGGCCATCACAGATATTGCCTCTATTGGGATTCAAGCCATTATTTCAGATGGTTTCTTACCACTTGCCAATGTCATCACAGAACCTGCAAAGGTTATCTTTTTGAATAATGCCGTCAATCACGGTATATTTACGCCATTAGGTGCCCAACAAGCACAAGAAGCCGGCAAGTCTATTCTATATTTAGTGTCTATTAACCCAGGTGTTGGTGGTGGTATGTTGTTAGCTTATATGCTATTTGGTAGTGGGTCAGCTAAATCTTCAGCGCCAGGTGCTTTTATTATCCAATTCTTTGGTGGTATTCACGAGATGTACTTCCCTTATGTGTTAATGAAACCCTTGATGGTATTAGCGGTGATTGGTGGTGGGGTAACAGGTACTGCCATTTTCCAATTATTTGATGTGGGACTTGTAGGACCAGCGTCACCGGGATCAATTATTTCAGTGGTTGCCATGACACCACCGGGCGATTTATTTGGTATCCTATTAGGTGTATTTGGCGCCTTTTTAGTATCCTTCGTCATTGGGGTCGCTATCCTCAAATTTGACCGTTCAGAAGGTAAGGATTTTGAAGCCTCTAAAGATGCCGTTCAAGCAGAGAAACGTGCTGCTAAAGGGCAAACGACAAGCCATAAATCAGTAGCTGAAAATGTAGCCGACGTTCCAAAAGCTGAAAACGTCAATAAAATCATCTTCGCTTGTGATGCAGGAATGGGCTCAAGTGCCATGGGCGCCTCTTTATTACGGAAAAAGGCCAAACAAATCAACTTGAATATCCCTATTTCAAATTCTGCCATCAACAATCTACAGGATGAACCAGGTACATTAGTCATTTCGCAAAATGAATTAACCCCTCGAGCACGCCGACAAAATCCATCTGGTATGCACGTCTCAGTAGACAATTTCTTAGACGGTGACCGCTATGATGAGATTTTAGGGGCCATGATTGCGCAACCAATTGAGGTAAAAGAAGCAGACAAAACGGCAGCAAGCCAAACAACAAATATAGCGCTTCAAAATATCGACAATATCTATATACCATTTGAAGATAAGGTAGGTAAAACCACCATGGCAGCGTCTATTTTACGAAACAAATTGAAGAAGGCCGATATCCATAATGTGACGGTCAAGGCTGTGGCAGTTGAAGATCTAGACCAAACAAAAAAAACCGATGCTACCTTAGTTATCGGAAACCAAGCGATCGTCCAAGCCTTACAGGACTTATATCCAGATTTAAATGGCTTGGTCATTGAAGATTTACTAGAAGCCACTGCTTACGACCAATTGATTGAATCATAA
- a CDS encoding GerMN domain-containing protein, which translates to MKQKATWFLLLSTSLLLGSCSWFNDAEEIYDESETSSSEQVSSSASDSASDETSEDSQSSQSSSTAESDTDDEASGSSSSEGTSALTVADYFPMIEGYQAVFEGDGNEFAGFTRTYDFINDEFLTMRTATAGTTTLEVVAITADKAEVMVTKPETYSHEELTYDMITQIDEPTRVLIEGPIEVGHTFDSDGRQREITGIDVPVETKTGTYETLEVSEYGENSIRREYYAPDVGLVYAEDESTDPEADYFVTQILSQLSIEGWSEEVTFYYPNGEGELEQANETVAMTTNDDMALKFTQIFQGGNSADQQMMTKSVDINSINVDGQDPRAGKIVYVDFSENISELADDPQGKAKLDAMMATMVQYYNADYIQPAIEGDYMVIDGVIELTPAYPLYEIPENIQP; encoded by the coding sequence ATGAAACAGAAAGCAACATGGTTTTTACTATTGAGTACGTCATTACTGTTAGGTTCATGTTCTTGGTTTAATGATGCAGAAGAGATTTATGATGAAAGTGAGACATCCTCGTCTGAACAAGTGTCCTCAAGTGCTAGTGATAGTGCGAGTGATGAAACATCAGAAGATTCGCAATCCAGTCAGTCGAGTTCAACAGCAGAAAGTGACACAGATGATGAAGCAAGTGGAAGTTCATCCTCAGAAGGGACGTCCGCTTTAACAGTGGCTGATTATTTCCCAATGATTGAAGGGTATCAGGCAGTTTTTGAGGGTGACGGGAATGAGTTTGCGGGCTTTACCCGGACCTATGATTTTATTAATGATGAGTTTTTAACTATGCGGACGGCAACTGCAGGAACGACAACCCTAGAGGTAGTGGCGATTACAGCAGATAAGGCTGAAGTGATGGTGACCAAGCCAGAAACTTATAGTCATGAAGAATTGACCTACGATATGATTACCCAAATAGATGAGCCAACGAGGGTCTTGATTGAGGGGCCAATTGAAGTGGGTCATACTTTTGATAGTGACGGACGCCAGCGTGAAATTACTGGCATTGATGTGCCTGTTGAAACGAAGACTGGCACTTACGAGACTTTAGAGGTGAGTGAATACGGTGAAAATAGTATTCGTAGAGAGTATTATGCCCCAGATGTGGGACTGGTTTACGCAGAAGATGAAAGTACCGACCCTGAAGCAGATTATTTCGTCACTCAAATCTTGAGTCAGCTATCAATTGAAGGTTGGAGTGAAGAGGTCACTTTCTACTATCCAAATGGCGAAGGTGAGTTAGAACAAGCGAATGAAACGGTGGCGATGACGACAAATGATGATATGGCGCTGAAATTCACGCAGATTTTCCAGGGTGGCAACAGCGCTGACCAACAAATGATGACGAAAAGTGTTGATATCAATAGCATCAATGTTGACGGTCAAGACCCAAGGGCGGGCAAGATTGTCTATGTTGACTTTAGCGAAAACATCAGTGAATTGGCGGATGATCCACAAGGGAAGGCTAAGTTGGATGCGATGATGGCAACGATGGTCCAGTATTATAATGCCGACTACATTCAACCTGCTATTGAAGGCGATTATATGGTCATTGATGGTGTTATTGAATTAACCCCAGCTTATCCATTATACGAAATCCCTGAAAATATTCAGCCTTAA